Proteins encoded within one genomic window of Procambarus clarkii isolate CNS0578487 chromosome 31, FALCON_Pclarkii_2.0, whole genome shotgun sequence:
- the LOC138370279 gene encoding uncharacterized protein, whose amino-acid sequence MAMLPDHVVTMAMLPDHVVTMAMLPDHVVTMAMLSDHVVTMAMLPDHVVTMAMLPDHMMTMAMLSDHVVTMAMLPDHVVTMAMLPDHMMTMAMLSDHVVTMAMLPDHMMTMAMLSDHVVTMAMLPDHMMTMAMLSDHVVTMAMLPYHVVTIILLPDHVVTMAMLPDHVVTMAMLPDHMMTMAMLSDHVVTMAMLPDHVVTMAMLPDHMMTMAMLSDHVVTMAMLPDHMMTMAMLSDHVVTMAMLPDHVVTMAMLPDHVVTMAMLPDHMMTMAMLSDHVVTMAMLPDHVVTMAMLSDHVVTMAMLPDHVVTIILLP is encoded by the coding sequence ATGGCCATGTTACCTGACCACGTGGTGACTATGGCCATGTTACCTGACCACGTAGTGACTATGGCCATGTTACCTGACCACGTGGTGACTATGGCCATGTTATCTGACCACGTGGTGACTATGGCCATGTTACCTGACCACGTGGTGACTATGGCCATGTTACCTGACCACATGATGACTATGGCCATGTTATCTGACCACGTGGTAACTATGGCAATGTTACCTGACCACGTGGTGACTATGGCCATGTTACCTGACCACATGATGACTATGGCCATGTTATCTGACCACGTGGTCACTATGGCCATGTTACCTGACCACATGATGACTATGGCCATGTTATCTGACCACGTGGTGACTATGGCCATGTTACCTGACCACATGATGACTATGGCCATGTTATCTGACCACGTGGTGACTATGGCCATGTTACCTTACCACGTGGTGACTATTATCTTGTTACCAGACCACGTGGTGACTATGGCCATGTTACCTGACCACGTGGTGACTATGGCCATGTTACCTGACCACATGATGACTATGGCCATGTTATCTGACCACGTGGTAACTATGGCAATGTTACCTGACCACGTGGTGACTATGGCCATGTTACCTGACCACATGATGACTATGGCCATGTTATCTGACCACGTGGTCACTATGGCCATGTTACCTGACCACATGATGACTATGGCCATGTTATCTGACCACGTGGTAACTATGGCAATGTTACCTGACCACGTGGTGACTATGGCTATGTTACCTGACCACGTGGTGACTATGGCCATGTTACCTGACCACATGATGACTATGGCCATGTTATCTGACCACGTGGTAACTATGGCAATGTTACCTGACCACGTGGTGACTATGGCCATGTTATCTGACCACGTGGTAACTATGGCCATGTTACCTGACCACGTGGTCACTATTATCTTGTTACCATGA